A single Mixta calida DNA region contains:
- the ybeY gene encoding rRNA maturation RNase YbeY, translating to MSQVILDLQLACEQAEGLPDEADFRRWLEAVLPQFQPESEVTIRIVDEAESNELNLTYRGKDKPTNVLSFPFEAPAGIELPLLGDLIICRQVVEQEAQEQEKALGAHWAHMVIHGSLHLLGYDHIEDDEAEEMESLETEIMLALGYPDPYISEKEAP from the coding sequence ATGAGTCAGGTTATTCTCGATTTACAGCTTGCCTGCGAGCAGGCTGAAGGGCTTCCCGACGAAGCGGATTTTCGCCGCTGGCTGGAGGCGGTGCTGCCACAGTTTCAGCCGGAAAGCGAAGTCACTATCCGCATTGTCGACGAAGCGGAAAGCAATGAGCTTAACCTTACCTATCGCGGGAAAGATAAGCCCACCAACGTGCTTTCTTTCCCGTTTGAAGCGCCGGCCGGCATAGAATTGCCGCTGCTGGGCGATCTGATCATTTGCCGCCAGGTTGTTGAACAGGAAGCGCAGGAGCAGGAGAAGGCGCTGGGGGCGCACTGGGCGCACATGGTTATTCATGGCAGCCTGCATTTGCTTGGCTACGACCATATTGAAGATGATGAAGCCGAAGAGATGGAATCGCTGGAGACTGAGATAATGCTTGCTCTTGGTTATCCCGATCCGTACATTTCGGAGAAAGAGGCGCCGTAA
- a CDS encoding PhoH family protein, whose product MNIETREIVLEPADNQRLQSLCGPFDDNVKQLERRLGIEISRRDNSFKLVGRAICVNAAVDILRNLYVDTAPVRGVIPDIEPEQIHLAIKESRVLEQTAESVPEYGKAVNIKTKRGVIKPRTPNQAQYIAHILDHDITFGVGPAGTGKTYLAVAAAVDALERQEIRRILLTRPAVEAGEKLGFLPGDLSQKVDPYLRPLYDALFEMLGFERVEKLMERNVIEVAPLAYMRGRTLNDAFIILDESQNTTIEQMKMFLTRIGFNSKAVITGDITQIDLPRNAKSGLRHAIEVLSDVEEISFNFFHSEDVVRHPVVARIVTAYEAWEEADQKRRDKQAEERKREALAMQAAQEQK is encoded by the coding sequence TTGAATATCGAAACTCGTGAAATAGTGTTAGAACCTGCGGATAACCAGCGCCTGCAAAGCCTGTGCGGCCCGTTTGACGATAACGTGAAACAGCTTGAGCGCCGGTTAGGCATTGAAATCAGCCGCCGCGATAACAGCTTTAAGCTGGTCGGACGCGCCATCTGCGTCAACGCCGCCGTGGATATCCTGCGTAATCTCTATGTCGATACCGCGCCGGTGCGCGGCGTGATCCCGGACATTGAGCCGGAGCAGATTCATCTGGCGATCAAAGAGAGCCGCGTGCTGGAGCAGACGGCGGAAAGCGTGCCGGAATATGGCAAAGCGGTGAACATCAAGACAAAGCGCGGCGTCATCAAGCCGCGTACGCCGAATCAGGCGCAGTATATCGCCCATATTCTCGACCATGACATTACCTTCGGCGTCGGTCCGGCCGGTACCGGTAAAACCTACCTGGCGGTCGCGGCGGCGGTGGATGCGCTGGAGCGTCAGGAGATACGCCGTATCCTGCTGACGCGTCCGGCGGTCGAAGCGGGTGAAAAGCTGGGCTTCCTGCCGGGCGATTTAAGCCAGAAGGTTGACCCTTACCTGCGCCCGCTGTATGACGCGCTGTTTGAGATGCTGGGCTTTGAGCGCGTCGAGAAACTGATGGAGCGCAACGTCATTGAAGTGGCGCCGTTGGCCTATATGCGCGGCCGCACTCTGAACGACGCCTTTATTATTCTCGATGAGAGTCAGAACACCACCATCGAACAGATGAAGATGTTCCTGACGCGCATCGGCTTTAACTCGAAAGCGGTCATTACCGGCGACATCACCCAAATCGACCTGCCGCGCAACGCCAAATCGGGCCTGCGCCACGCGATCGAAGTGCTGTCGGACGTCGAAGAGATCAGCTTTAACTTCTTCCATAGCGAAGATGTGGTGCGCCATCCGGTGGTCGCCCGCATCGTTACCGCCTATGAGGCGTGGGAAGAAGCGGACCAAAAACGCCGCGATAAGCAGGCGGAAGAACGCAAGCGCGAAGCGCTGGCGATGCAGGCGGCACAGGAACAGAAATGA
- the miaB gene encoding tRNA (N6-isopentenyl adenosine(37)-C2)-methylthiotransferase MiaB has product MSKKLHIKTWGCQMNEYDSSKMADLLDSTHGYTLTDVAEEADILLLNTCSIREKAQEKVFHQLGRWKTLKERNPELIIGVGGCVASQEGDHIRQRASYVDIVFGPQTLHRLPEMINSVRGTKSPVVDISFPEIEKFDRLPEPRAEGPTAFVSIMEGCNKYCTFCVVPYTRGEEVSRPCDDILLEIAQLAAQGVREVNLLGQNVNAYRGATYDGGICTFAELLRLVAAIDGIDRIRFTTSHPIEFTDDIIEVYRDTPELVSFLHLPVQSGADRILTLMKRAHTALEYKAIIRKLKEARPNIQISSDFIIGFPGETQEDFEKTMKLIADVNFDMSFSFIYSARPGTPAADLPDDVSEEEKKQRLYILQDRINQQAMAWSRRMLGTVQRILVEGPSRKNVMELSGRTENNRVVNFEGTPEMIGKFVDVEIVDVYTNSLRGVVVRTEDQMGLRVVESPESVIARTRKENEIGVGVWQP; this is encoded by the coding sequence ATGAGTAAAAAACTGCATATCAAAACCTGGGGCTGTCAGATGAACGAATACGATTCATCTAAAATGGCCGACCTGCTGGATAGTACGCACGGCTATACCCTCACGGACGTAGCGGAAGAGGCTGATATTCTGCTGCTTAACACCTGTTCCATCCGCGAAAAAGCGCAGGAGAAGGTGTTCCATCAGCTGGGCCGCTGGAAGACGCTGAAAGAGCGCAACCCGGAATTAATTATCGGCGTGGGCGGCTGCGTCGCCTCGCAGGAAGGTGACCATATACGTCAGCGCGCCAGCTATGTCGATATCGTTTTCGGTCCGCAAACCCTGCATCGCCTGCCGGAGATGATCAACTCCGTACGCGGCACGAAAAGCCCGGTGGTGGACATCAGTTTCCCGGAGATCGAAAAATTCGACCGTCTGCCGGAGCCGCGCGCCGAAGGCCCGACGGCGTTTGTTTCCATCATGGAAGGCTGCAACAAATACTGCACCTTCTGCGTGGTGCCCTATACCCGCGGCGAAGAAGTCAGCCGTCCCTGCGACGACATTCTGCTGGAGATCGCGCAGCTGGCGGCGCAGGGCGTGCGTGAAGTCAATCTGCTGGGACAGAACGTCAACGCTTACCGCGGTGCGACCTATGACGGCGGCATCTGCACCTTCGCAGAGCTGCTGCGTCTGGTCGCCGCGATCGACGGCATCGATCGCATTCGCTTTACCACCAGCCATCCGATCGAATTCACCGATGACATTATCGAAGTTTATCGCGATACGCCGGAGCTGGTGAGCTTCCTGCATCTGCCGGTGCAGAGCGGCGCCGACCGCATTCTGACGCTGATGAAGCGCGCCCACACCGCGCTGGAATACAAGGCGATTATTCGCAAGCTGAAAGAGGCGCGCCCGAATATTCAGATTAGCTCCGATTTCATCATCGGCTTCCCTGGGGAAACGCAGGAAGACTTTGAAAAAACTATGAAGCTGATCGCCGACGTTAACTTCGATATGAGCTTTAGCTTTATCTACTCCGCGCGTCCGGGCACCCCGGCGGCCGACCTGCCGGACGACGTCAGCGAAGAGGAGAAAAAGCAGCGCCTTTATATCCTGCAGGATCGCATCAACCAGCAGGCGATGGCGTGGAGCCGCCGCATGCTTGGCACCGTGCAGCGCATCCTGGTGGAAGGCCCGTCGCGTAAGAACGTGATGGAGCTCTCTGGCCGTACCGAAAACAACCGCGTGGTGAACTTTGAAGGCACCCCGGAGATGATCGGCAAATTCGTCGATGTGGAAATTGTCGACGTTTACACCAACTCGCTGCGCGGCGTGGTGGTGCGTACCGAAGATCAGATGGGTCTGCGCGTAGTGGAAAGCCCTGAATCGGTCATCGCGCGCACGCGCAAAGAGAACGAAATCGGCGTAGGCGTCTGGCAGCCCTGA
- the ubiF gene encoding 3-demethoxyubiquinol 3-hydroxylase, whose amino-acid sequence MHQTHFDIVVVGGGMVGAALASGLTQQGFQVAVLERETPPEFNAEAPPDIRISAIGCASVALLKSLDVWQRVEQMRCAPYRKLETWEWQTARVQFDAASLGLPELGYMVENSVLQLALWQRLQEQPVTLFAPAKLQTLEQHSGGWRLGLADGQQLTARLVIGADGANSQVRQLTGIGIQGWNYSQSCMLISVELDHDAGDTTWQHFTPDGPHALLPLYGRWASLVWYDHPARIRQLQSLPPEQLQKEVARCFPARLGRFRVQQAASFPLVRRHANHYVLPGLALVGDAAHTINPLAGQGVNLGYRDVDALIDVLTEARDRAEEWASERVLQRYQRQRQKDNLLMQSGMDLFYFAFSNRLPPLRLLRNIGLMAAERGGLLKRQALRYALGL is encoded by the coding sequence ATGCACCAAACGCATTTCGATATCGTCGTCGTGGGCGGCGGCATGGTGGGCGCGGCGTTAGCCAGCGGGCTGACGCAGCAGGGGTTTCAGGTAGCGGTGCTGGAGCGCGAAACGCCGCCTGAATTCAATGCGGAAGCGCCGCCCGACATTCGCATTTCCGCTATCGGCTGCGCCTCGGTGGCGTTGTTGAAGTCGCTGGATGTATGGCAACGCGTGGAGCAGATGCGCTGCGCGCCCTACCGCAAGCTGGAAACCTGGGAGTGGCAGACGGCGCGCGTGCAGTTCGACGCCGCGAGCCTGGGATTGCCGGAGCTGGGTTATATGGTGGAGAACAGCGTGCTGCAGCTGGCGCTGTGGCAGCGGTTGCAGGAACAGCCGGTCACGCTGTTCGCGCCGGCGAAACTGCAAACGCTTGAACAGCATAGCGGCGGCTGGCGGCTGGGATTAGCCGATGGGCAACAGCTGACGGCTCGTCTGGTCATTGGCGCCGACGGCGCAAATTCGCAGGTGCGTCAGCTGACCGGCATCGGCATTCAGGGTTGGAACTACAGCCAGTCCTGCATGTTGATAAGCGTTGAGCTGGATCATGACGCGGGCGACACCACCTGGCAGCACTTTACGCCGGACGGCCCGCACGCGCTGTTGCCGCTCTATGGCCGCTGGGCGTCGTTGGTCTGGTACGATCATCCGGCGCGCATCCGCCAGCTGCAGTCGCTGCCGCCGGAGCAGCTGCAAAAAGAGGTGGCGCGCTGTTTCCCGGCGCGGCTGGGCCGCTTTCGTGTTCAGCAGGCCGCCTCGTTCCCGCTGGTGCGTCGCCACGCCAACCACTATGTTCTGCCAGGGCTGGCGCTGGTCGGCGACGCGGCGCACACCATTAATCCGCTGGCGGGGCAGGGCGTTAATCTCGGCTATCGCGATGTCGACGCGCTGATCGATGTGTTAACCGAGGCGCGCGATCGGGCCGAGGAGTGGGCCTCCGAGCGCGTGCTGCAACGCTATCAGCGCCAGCGGCAGAAAGATAATCTGCTGATGCAGAGCGGAATGGATCTTTTTTATTTCGCCTTCAGCAATCGTCTGCCGCCGCTGCGCCTGCTGCGCAATATCGGGCTGATGGCGGCCGAGCGCGGCGGCCTGCTGAAGCGTCAGGCGCTGCGTTACGCGTTGGGATTATAA